AAGCCCACCCAACCCACCGACGCTGACACCCAGCAAAGCCAAGAGGGCGGATatttcttcctccccctcccctcagaGACCAGAAAAGGCTCAGAGTCTAGAGAACCCAGGAACCTCCACCCTCACTCACTTCCTCCCCAGAGACTTGCGGGGGGAGCTCAACACCAGGTAGAAAGGCCTTATGAGCACAACACCAAAAGGTAACAAAGACCAAAACATCAGAGGAGGGCAGCGTCTTGATACAGGTTGTCTTCACCCAGACgtgagggcaggaggcaggatgTGGTCCCCATCTTTATGCCCCCAAAGGATGAAGACGAATCCCATCTTCCACATCAACCCCTCCCTCTTGTAGGGGCACAGACAGCCAGAGCCTGCCCGAGATTGGGAAAATAACTTTATTGTGTTTGGGGCAGCAGGCAGAGGTCCAGTCTCAGAACTTCTGGAACTGCTTCTTGGTGCCGGCAGCCTTGGTGACCTTGAGGACATTGAAGCGCACAGTCTTGCTCAGGGGCCGGCACTCGCCCACCGTGACGATGTCGCCGATCTGGACGTCCCTGTGGAGGGAAGCAGGGCTGGGTTAGGGGAGGCTCTGCTCTCAGCAGGCCCTGAAGGCGTCTTCCTGTCTCTAGGTGGAGCCTCTCAGCTTTGGCTCCTCCAAACCCCAACCAAGCTGCTATTTCCAGTTTCACCTGTCCCCAGGTAATTACTGAGCACAAACTACGTGTAAGACCCCGGGCTCCAGGCCATGCGGAGGATGGGCCGACCCTTCCAGGGACAGAAGGCCTCCATCTGTCATGTCCTTTGCAGGGCACTGGAGGCTCACAAAGATGGTGATGCATGACCCCTTTACTACCCACCCCCACAGCTGATGACCTCCACACGGCAGCCAGGGCGTCCTGTTAACAGCCAGGTCTGGTCCCACGTCACTCACTCCTGTGcagcccaccccctcctccctgcccggGAGGGCAGCCAACCCTGCTCACCTGAAGCAGGGAGAAAGGTGCACGGACATGTTCTTGTGGCGCTTCTCAAAGCGGTTGTACTTTCGGATGTAGTGAAGGTAGTCTCGGCGGATGACGATGGTCCTCTGCATCTTCATTTTGGTCACCACGCCTGGGGGGACGGGGGGCAGTTCCTGGTCAGGCCCCACAGGGAAGGGAGCCATGGGCAGCCCGGGGTGTCCAGGAAGCAGGGGGCCGTTGAGTAGGGTTCCCAGGAAGCCCTGTTTCCAGCATCAGCTGTGCCAAGTGGCCTTCTCAGCACTGCCCAGGGTGGGCATCTGAAGACCATCGTGAAACAGACATCATTTGCCAAAAGTGTGCCCCCGGGGTCACCAGAAGTCTGCCAAccccttccccaacccaggaccctggagcctcagtgtccccagcCCTTCTTCCCTCAGACCCAGGAAGGTCCTCACTCACCAGACAGGATCCGCCCTCGAATGGAGACATTACCCGTAAAAGGGCATTTCTTGTCAATGTAGGTGCCCTCGATGGCCTGCAGGGATAAGGAGGATTAGGGAACTCTGAAAATAGTTCCTGAAAAGAACAAGGGGCGTGGCCTTTCTAAACACACAAACTACAGTTCCCAGCAGCAGCCACTGAGATGTGGATAGGTCAACTCAGTTTGGGCACATGTGCAGGGACACAGGGGTCTCCTCCTTTCTTCTGAGGGTGCCCGTACCTCCTTTGGAGTCTTGAAGCCCAGACCAATGTTCTTGTAGTATCGAGGGAGCTTTTCTTTGCCAGTTTCTCCAAGCAGGAccctctttttattttgaaagatggtCGGTTGCTTTTGGTACGCACGTTCTGTCTAAGGGGATGAGGAGGAAGCAGGTAAGACCCGAGCAGGCAACAACCTGGCCTGGAAAGCTTCACAAAATCCCAATACCACCTTGTCGGGTATTTAACTCCCTGAACGTTGGCCACCAGCGCCAAGCACCCCAGAATTATCTTCCAAGACACTAACCCAAATATATCTCTAATTCAGACTCAACTCTGAACCCAGGGTTACATCAGTATTTATGATCTAAAACACCTCCTACCACCTGGAGCATTCAATCCTTAAAGCCCCAGCGATACAAAACAAGCCTTAAACACCAAAACTGTTCAGCAAAAATTATTCAAGACACAAAAACATCCAACCAGGATGCACGCCTTAACTAACATAGGCGGCTCCAGAATTAAATACCAAACTGACGGGCTCCCTGGAGTGGCCCTTAGACGTCAGTTCTCAAAGGATTAACCCTACAGCCTAAagcctccccccccccaaaaaaaaaagtactctgtAAATCTTGATTTTTGAAAAGACAACTTCCAAAATCCTTGAACCTTAAATTAAACCCCAAATGCGGAGCCTCCAAAATTTAAGTGTTAGTCgtccagtcgtgcccgactctttgcgaccccatggactgcagcccactaggctcttctgtccatgagatttcccaggcaagaatactggaatgggttgccatttccttctccagaggatcttcccgacacagggatcgaacccaggattcctgcactgcaggcagattatttaccgacCGAGCTACAAAGGAACATTTAGGAGGTGCTAATCGAGATTAACGCCAAGACAACTGCCCTCTGCCCGATTTAACCCCTGGGAAATTAACCCCCAAACTGGAGCGCGGAGTCCCACTCTCCAGGACTCGCCTCTGAAACCCAGACCCCGCAGAGTCGGCATCGGCACGTAGCCCATACCTGAATGTCCGCCATCTTCCCGGCTGCCTGAAAAAAGGAAGGCCGCGGCGGCGTCCGGGTTTCCTTATCGACTGCACAAGGGTTAGAGAGGAAGTGACGACAAAGGGGCGGGACAAACACGGTTTGGGGCGGTGCCTTGGCGAGACTCTGATTGGCGAACGGTCCTACCTAAGCACGCGATTCGCAGACAGAACGAAAGCTGCCATGATGGTCAAGGCAGAGGAGCGGGAAGCGGCACACTGTCTCGCGAGAGTCTTACGCCATCATTGCGCGCCGGCATGCTAGGTCACGTTGGGAAGGCGTGGCCAGCCTTAACCAGCCTATGTTATCGCGACATTTATCGGAAGGCGGCCATGTTCCTGAGATGAGTGAGACCGCGTGGGGTTTGGGACCTCGTGTCTGTTTCCGTGCAAGGTTTGAACGGGCCGTGGCGGCGGCCATCTTTTTGCGGGGCGAGAGACCAGAAAGTGTTAGGAACATGCACGCGCTGCGAAGCGCCATCTTTGTGAGGGACGGACACTACCCATGAACTTCCTGAAGTTTAATAAAAGTCGGTTTCTTTTGTGGGCCGTTTTTTCCCCAGAGAGTGGTTTCgttgaaaattttaattcaaattaaaaaaaagacaattttaattcgaattaaaaaaaaaacaaaaaggcctTCTGCTAATTGTTGAACAGCGCTGTCCAATAGTACTCCCCGCTatgatgcaaatattttctatctgcGCTGTCCAATACAGTGGTCACTGGCACTGTAAGTGGGGGGCGTGTGACTGTGAacctcaatttttaattttaattttattcgatttaaatagccacatggaGCTAGTTATCCACTGCGTTGGTCAGTGCAGGTCTAAATCAGtatcaatttattattttaccaaTTTTTGGAAAGCAAAAATCTAATAGCAATTACCATGTACGCAGAATTGTGCTAACACACTAAGGATGGCTCTgttaattattcccattttgctgaTGCGGAAACTGAGGCATAGTTGGGAATTTGGGAATTTAACCTGAGCAGTCTGTCTCCAGCCTTACTTAATCACCTACctttagagaaattaaaagacggttgctccttggaagaaaagttatgactaacctagacatcttattaaaaagcagagaattacttTCCCGACAAAAGTCCGTcttgtcaaagctgtggtttttccagtagtcatgtatggatgtgagagttggactataaagctgagtgccgaagaactgatgcttttgaactgtggtggtggaggactcttgagagtccctaggactgcaaggagatccaaccagtccatcctaaaggagattagtcctgagtgttcatttgaagcactgatgtagaagctgaaacttcagtactttggccaccttatgtgaagagctgtccaccttatgtgaagagctgtctcatctgaaaagaccctgatgctgggaaagattgaaggcaggagaaggggacagaagatgagtcggcatcaccgactccatggacatgagtttgagtaaactccggaagttggtgatggacagggaggcctggtgtgctgcagccatggggttgcaaagagttggacacgactgagcggatGAACTTAAATGAACTTTTTAAGAAGGAACACCAGAGTCCTTTTTACCTTCACTTCGCACTTTTTCGGAGAatgtgatggcaccccactccagtactcttgcctggaaaatcccatggacaga
The nucleotide sequence above comes from Bos indicus x Bos taurus breed Angus x Brahman F1 hybrid chromosome 18, Bos_hybrid_MaternalHap_v2.0, whole genome shotgun sequence. Encoded proteins:
- the RPS11 gene encoding 40S ribosomal protein S11, whose protein sequence is MADIQTERAYQKQPTIFQNKKRVLLGETGKEKLPRYYKNIGLGFKTPKEAIEGTYIDKKCPFTGNVSIRGRILSGVVTKMKMQRTIVIRRDYLHYIRKYNRFEKRHKNMSVHLSPCFRDVQIGDIVTVGECRPLSKTVRFNVLKVTKAAGTKKQFQKF